In Natronococcus occultus SP4, the following proteins share a genomic window:
- a CDS encoding glycosyltransferase family 2 protein: MTAVSVVIPTYNRPSFLGGAIRTALDQTHDEVEVIVVDDGSSRPYASETVDEFPPAVTCIEHETNRGLSAARNTGIAAADGEYIAFLDDDDRWATTKLAAQVAALEAAPESGLATCLCVSVSPDGDPIHVESSAPSGDLSDAILRKNLIGSPSRVLVRREALDQVGGFDETLPTKQDWDLYLRLCQEWHVAAVADHLCFRTAHESMSSSPAAIERDYAVVLNKHEKLIHERGYLGAAKAAIDERAGRAYLGTGELQAARQSLKRAVEAEPTKRRAALLALSYTHPTIVETAISVTRSLRLLVGSEQVAEAEIATQLEDGAV, encoded by the coding sequence ATGACAGCCGTCAGTGTGGTCATTCCGACGTACAACCGGCCGTCTTTTCTCGGAGGCGCGATCCGGACAGCACTGGATCAGACACATGATGAGGTCGAAGTGATCGTCGTCGACGACGGCTCGTCGAGGCCGTACGCCAGCGAGACCGTCGACGAGTTTCCACCCGCCGTCACCTGCATCGAGCACGAGACGAACAGGGGGTTGTCGGCAGCGAGAAACACCGGCATCGCGGCCGCCGATGGCGAGTATATCGCGTTTTTGGACGACGACGATCGGTGGGCGACGACGAAACTCGCCGCCCAGGTCGCGGCGCTCGAGGCCGCGCCCGAGAGCGGGCTCGCGACCTGTCTCTGTGTCTCGGTGTCGCCGGACGGCGATCCGATTCACGTCGAATCGAGTGCGCCAAGCGGGGATCTCTCCGATGCCATCCTCCGCAAGAACCTCATCGGCTCACCGTCCCGTGTGCTGGTTCGCCGAGAGGCACTCGACCAGGTCGGTGGCTTCGACGAGACGCTTCCCACGAAACAGGACTGGGATCTCTATCTCAGGCTGTGTCAGGAGTGGCACGTCGCGGCCGTCGCCGACCACCTCTGCTTTCGAACCGCACACGAGAGTATGTCCAGTTCGCCGGCGGCGATCGAGCGCGATTACGCCGTCGTCCTCAATAAGCACGAGAAACTGATCCACGAGCGCGGCTATCTCGGCGCCGCCAAGGCGGCGATCGACGAACGAGCGGGACGGGCGTACCTAGGTACCGGCGAGCTACAGGCCGCCAGGCAGTCCCTGAAACGGGCCGTCGAAGCGGAACCGACGAAACGCAGAGCGGCCCTGCTGGCGCTCAGCTACACGCATCCCACGATCGTTGAGACGGCGATCTCGGTGACACGCTCGCTGCGACTGCTGGTTGGCTCCGAGCAGGTCGCTGAGGCGGAGATCGCCACCCAGCTCGAGGACGGTGCGGTATAA
- a CDS encoding glycosyltransferase family 4 protein, with protein sequence MTRVLVVLSHIRDTTFSYELSERIALADDLDVTVVSYYDASPAEAALAPETNVELIPLGAESRTDPAAIRHLRWVLTTGEYDVLHTHHNFVGSLARLLAPRHIAIVDTEHADHKEHYSLPQVLVNLPTLPRADRIVANSAQTLRSLYAVERLLTRGRLGVIYNGIDVARIDRAIAIPENPYEIAGARITCVGRFSETKNQSLLLRAFASVASTDTDVRLTLVGDGPLRSDLEALARSLGVRDAVEFTGFIERDAVYQLLAASDLYVQPSLSEGFCMAVVEAMACRLPVVVSDIDVFDEIVGDAGAVANPRRPEAFAKQLRDLLADTDRATALADRAYERARSRFPLEKTAAEYRSLYRELADGHSTR encoded by the coding sequence ATGACCCGCGTTCTTGTCGTACTGAGCCATATCCGTGATACGACCTTCTCTTACGAGCTTTCGGAACGGATCGCGCTCGCTGATGATCTCGACGTCACCGTCGTCTCGTACTACGACGCCTCTCCCGCGGAGGCCGCCCTCGCTCCCGAGACGAACGTCGAGCTGATCCCGCTGGGTGCGGAGTCACGCACTGATCCGGCCGCGATCCGCCACCTGCGCTGGGTGTTGACGACCGGCGAGTACGACGTCCTCCATACCCATCACAACTTCGTCGGCTCGCTGGCACGGTTGCTGGCCCCTCGTCACATAGCGATCGTCGACACCGAGCACGCCGACCACAAGGAGCATTACTCGCTTCCGCAGGTGTTGGTAAACCTGCCAACGCTCCCGCGGGCGGATCGGATCGTCGCGAACTCGGCCCAGACGCTGCGGTCGCTGTACGCGGTCGAACGCCTCCTCACCCGGGGTCGGCTCGGTGTGATCTACAACGGGATCGACGTCGCGCGAATCGACCGGGCCATCGCTATCCCGGAGAACCCGTATGAGATCGCCGGAGCACGTATAACCTGTGTTGGCCGGTTCAGCGAGACCAAAAACCAGTCGCTGCTCCTCCGAGCGTTTGCATCGGTCGCCAGCACCGACACCGACGTCCGGCTGACGCTGGTCGGGGATGGCCCCCTGCGCAGCGACCTCGAGGCGCTCGCCCGCTCGCTCGGGGTTCGTGATGCCGTCGAGTTCACCGGGTTTATCGAGCGGGATGCAGTCTACCAGCTGCTCGCGGCGAGCGATCTCTACGTGCAGCCGTCGCTCTCGGAGGGGTTCTGTATGGCGGTAGTCGAGGCGATGGCCTGTCGCCTTCCGGTCGTGGTGAGCGATATCGACGTCTTCGACGAGATCGTCGGCGACGCCGGCGCCGTCGCGAACCCGCGCCGTCCCGAGGCGTTTGCGAAACAGCTGCGTGACCTGCTCGCGGACACGGACCGTGCGACGGCGCTTGCCGACCGGGCGTACGAGCGGGCACGGAGCCGGTTTCCCCTCGAGAAAACCGCCGCGGAGTACCGCAGCCTGTACCGGGAACTCGCCGACGGACACTCTACACGATGA
- a CDS encoding flippase, with product MSLSEKIATGLKADFLSQVLKNLSNGLLVVVLARLLSPDAYGLLYLAISLFAIVTVAGKLGLGKSAARYITEHEETAPGQIPHIIETVGLVLVGTLGLVTVGLVLAREQVAVLLGESGLEPLLLVGGLYVITHGVFNSGRSICQGFKKIEWAASIALVEAVVRPLVAIGLVLAGLGAVGALVGYVVSSFVAAALTVGAVYSLYTTAERCPIEPGLRRRIVEYALPITLTENSSTLMKRVDILLIGAFLTPLAVSYYVVAKQIMTFLKVPANSLGFAIAPRYSEQLHRDNLETASRLYGEALTSTLLFYVPAAVGLVIVAEPTLRLLFGPAYTGGTIVLQLLTIYLVVQAISYITSGGLDYLGRAKHRAYAKGVTAVANLGLNLVLIPTIGIAGAAVSTAGTYAVYVALNVYLMHLELRLDWWAIGTRCVKITAVTGVMALVVFPFASAIDGFVSLFAVVALGGLVWLGATVSVGLIEKQQLQSLAPG from the coding sequence ATGTCACTCAGTGAAAAGATCGCCACTGGTTTGAAAGCCGACTTTCTCTCGCAGGTCCTCAAGAACCTCTCCAACGGCCTCCTCGTCGTGGTCTTGGCCCGGTTGCTCTCCCCGGACGCCTACGGCCTGTTGTATCTCGCGATCTCGCTGTTCGCCATCGTCACGGTCGCTGGCAAACTCGGGCTCGGCAAGTCCGCGGCCCGGTATATTACCGAACACGAGGAGACGGCGCCTGGCCAGATCCCCCACATCATCGAGACCGTTGGGCTCGTCCTCGTGGGGACGCTTGGCCTCGTTACCGTCGGGCTCGTCCTCGCCCGCGAACAGGTCGCGGTCCTGCTCGGGGAGTCGGGGCTCGAACCCCTGTTGCTGGTCGGAGGGCTCTACGTCATCACCCACGGGGTGTTCAACTCGGGGCGAAGCATCTGTCAGGGGTTCAAAAAGATCGAATGGGCCGCGTCCATCGCCCTTGTCGAGGCGGTTGTCCGCCCGCTCGTCGCGATCGGGCTCGTTCTAGCCGGGCTGGGTGCGGTCGGCGCCCTCGTCGGCTACGTGGTCAGTTCGTTCGTGGCGGCTGCTCTGACGGTCGGTGCCGTCTACTCCCTCTACACCACCGCCGAGCGGTGCCCTATCGAACCCGGGCTTCGCCGTCGCATCGTCGAGTACGCGCTCCCGATCACGCTCACGGAGAACAGTAGCACTCTCATGAAACGCGTCGACATCCTGCTGATCGGGGCGTTCCTGACACCACTCGCGGTGAGCTACTACGTCGTCGCAAAGCAGATCATGACGTTTCTGAAGGTCCCTGCGAACTCGCTCGGGTTTGCGATCGCGCCCAGATACAGCGAGCAACTCCACCGCGATAATCTCGAGACCGCCTCCCGGCTGTACGGGGAGGCGCTTACGAGCACGCTTCTGTTCTACGTGCCGGCCGCCGTCGGACTGGTGATCGTCGCGGAGCCGACGCTGCGGCTTCTGTTCGGGCCGGCGTACACCGGTGGGACGATCGTTCTGCAGCTACTGACGATCTATCTCGTCGTCCAGGCGATCTCTTACATCACCAGCGGTGGACTGGACTACCTCGGTCGCGCAAAACACCGCGCATACGCGAAGGGGGTGACGGCAGTTGCCAATCTGGGTCTAAACCTGGTGTTGATCCCGACGATCGGGATCGCCGGGGCCGCGGTCTCGACGGCCGGAACCTATGCGGTGTACGTCGCACTGAACGTGTATCTCATGCATCTCGAACTCCGCCTCGACTGGTGGGCGATCGGCACGCGCTGTGTGAAGATCACTGCCGTGACCGGCGTCATGGCGCTTGTCGTCTTCCCCTTTGCGTCTGCGATCGACGGCTTCGTCTCGCTGTTCGCAGTCGTCGCCCTCGGTGGCCTGGTCTGGCTCGGTGCGACCGTGTCGGTCGGTCTGATCGAGAAACAACAGCTGCAGTCGCTGGCTCCGGGCTGA